The Ranitomeya imitator isolate aRanImi1 chromosome 3, aRanImi1.pri, whole genome shotgun sequence genome has a window encoding:
- the LOC138671962 gene encoding piggyBac transposable element-derived protein 4-like — MSDSNAGSSFRHNPRKRVCRFTSDEIMRMLEESDSEHEDEPYVPSDDENYVPQVDVTEEDSDIEQEMVIEHENEYESDESVEDDSVPQSAGDIWTAKDETQWCSNPLPNAQTKSRNVLRQRGGPAAISNLYTAKELFKSIMTPEMCDIILRETNRKAKRVCDAYNNELVQRFPDSSKRPPQKTFKQFTETELHAFLGILIAAGVHRANKENLEEMWNVAALPLIRAAMSRDRFKMILRFIRFDNENTRAERVQTDKAAPIRDIWTMLNSNLERAYKPYHCITVDEQLFPFRGHTKFTQYIPSKPAKYGIKIFWACDSSNAYPLQGQLYTGKPTDGPRQVNIGERTVLDLVSSYKGSGRNVTTDNFFTTMELAKVLNSWNMTLVGTVRKNKRFLPNNMQPAKERPVYSTNFAYNHDATVCSYVPKKNKSVVLLSSMHMTGEVEETLAAKPEIIKYYNITKGGVDVMDKMLGEYTVKRRTSRWTLAFFYNMIDVSGLASYIIYREHNPSFRAKDQRRKFLKDLANQLCMIAIEDRSTNKMIMRNHFLRGAVEMVLGRCIVVASQPAAGPKIPHGSRGPSPVVGSCYVCRDLRRKQRKTRKSCVVCVKPICDEHSVAKPTCITCKENQ; from the exons atgagtgatagtaatgctggatctagtttccgccataatccaagaaaacgtgtttgcag atttacgtctgacgaaataatgcgaatgctagaagaatctgattctgagcatgaggatgaaccatatgttccatctgatgatgaaaactatgtaccacaagtggatgttactgaagaagattcagacattgaacaagaaatggtcatagagcatgaaaatgaatacgaatcagacgaaagtgttgaggatgattctgtgcctcaaagtgcaggcgacatttggactgctaaggatgaaactcaatggtgcagtaatccactgccaaatgcacaaacaaaatctcgtaatgtcctacgacaaagaggtggccctgcagcaatcagcaacctatatacagcaaaagagctattcaagtccatcatgactcccgagatgtgtgacatcatattacgggaaacgaatcgaaaggccaagagagtttgtgatgcttacaacaacgaactggtacaacgttttcctgattcttccaaacggccaccacaaaaaacattcaagcaatttactgaaactgaacttcatgcatttttgggcatactgattgctgctggtgtgcacagagccaacaaagagaatctggaggaaatgtggaatgttgctgctctgcctcttatacgtgcagccatgtctcgtgaccgcttcaagatgatactcagatttatcaggtttgacaacgaaaatacacgtgcagaacgtgtgcaaacagataaagctgcaccaatacgggacatctggacaatgctgaacagtaatctggagagagcctacaagccatatcattgtatcaccgtcgacgagcaattatttccatttagaggtcatactaaatttacccagtatataccttcaaaaccagctaaatatggcataaagattttctgggcttgtgactcatcaaatgcctaccctttacaaggtcagctctacactgggaaaccaactgatggtcctcgacaagtaaacattggagaacgaacagtattggacctagtgagctcgtataaaggctctggaagaaatgtcaccaccgataacttctttacaaccatggaactagctaaggtattgaactcctggaacatgacactagttggtacagtgagaaaaaacaaaaggttcctacctaacaacatgcagcctgccaaagaaaggcctgtatactcgacaaattttgcctacaatcatgatgcaacagtctgttcatatgtaccaaagaagaacaaatcagtcgtgcttctatcatctatgcacatgacgggagaagttgaagagacactagcagccaagccagagataataaaatactacaacataacaaaaggtggcgttgatgttatggataaaatgttgggagagtacactgtgaaacgacgaacatcacgttggactttggcatttttctacaatatgattgatgtcagtgggttagcatcctacatcatctacagagaacacaatccaagcttcagggcaaaggatcaacgaagaaagttcctgaaagatctcgcaaatcagctgtgtatgattgcaattgaagatcgtagtacaaacaaaatgataatgagaaaccattttcttcgaggtgcagtagaaatggtgcttggacgatgcattgtggtagcatcgcagccagcagctggccccaaaatacctcatggtagtcgtggaccctcccctgttgttggtagttgctatgtctgcagagacctgaggcgaaaacaacgcaagactagaaagtcttgtgtggtttgtgtgaaacccatttgcgatgaacactctgtagcaaagccaacatgcattacttgcaaagaaaatcaataa